The DNA window AGAGATTGTAAAAGCGCTTAGAAGCATTATTTTGTCTATTGACCCTAGCCTAAACGAATCATTAAAGTGGAAGCAGCCAGTTTATTCAAAGAAAGGAGACATTTGTTACATTTTTCCTACGGGAGGCCATGTTAATCTAGGATTTTACAAGGCTATGGAGCTTAAAGATCCTAAGAAGTTACTTGAAGGAACTGGAAAGAATATGGGGCACATCAAGATAAGGTCATTAGATGAGATTGATAAAGAATATTTTTGGGAATTGGTATCCGATGCCATTTCCAAAGATAAGCAG is part of the Methanofastidiosum sp. genome and encodes:
- a CDS encoding DUF1801 domain-containing protein; the protein is MVEASKEISEYINSLPEDKKEIVKALRSIILSIDPSLNESLKWKQPVYSKKGDICYIFPTGGHVNLGFYKAMELKDPKKLLEGTGKNMGHIKIRSLDEIDKEYFWELVSDAISKDKQ